In Massilia violaceinigra, one DNA window encodes the following:
- a CDS encoding dihydroorotase, translating into MNNHLHIKNGRLIDPANGIDAVTDLFIIDGKVASTGSAPAGFNAGNSIDATGLVVAPGLVDLSARLREPGYEYKATLKSEMQAAMQGGVTSLICPPDTDPVLDEPGLVEMLKYRAGKLQQAHVHPLGALTMGLKGKALTEMMELTEAGCIGFSQAEEVIEDTTVLLRALQYAKTFGFTVWVRPQDAHIGRGGIAHSGPLASRLGLAGVPVMSETIALHTVFELVRATGARVHLCRMSSAAGLELVKAAKKEGLPVTCDVAVHHVHMTDADIGFFDSNARVTPPFRSQRDRDAIRAALYDGTIDAICSDHTPVDDDEKLLPFGEASPGATGLELLLSLAIKWADDYAGMQHGAAGSSSPLSRAIAKITTDAARIAGLTVGQLAPGAAADVVVFDPAARWTVEASALASQGKHTPFLGYELAGQVKATIVGGRIAFQRQV; encoded by the coding sequence GTGAACAACCATCTTCATATCAAGAACGGGCGCCTGATCGACCCGGCCAACGGCATCGACGCAGTAACGGATTTGTTTATCATCGACGGCAAGGTCGCTTCGACCGGCAGCGCCCCGGCCGGATTCAATGCCGGCAACAGCATCGACGCCACCGGCCTGGTGGTCGCTCCCGGCCTGGTCGACCTGTCGGCGCGCCTGCGCGAACCGGGTTACGAATACAAGGCTACCCTCAAGTCCGAGATGCAGGCGGCGATGCAGGGCGGCGTGACCAGCCTGATTTGCCCGCCCGATACCGATCCGGTGCTGGACGAACCGGGCCTGGTCGAAATGCTCAAGTACCGCGCCGGCAAACTGCAGCAGGCGCACGTGCACCCGCTGGGCGCGCTGACCATGGGCCTGAAGGGCAAGGCGCTGACGGAAATGATGGAATTGACGGAAGCGGGCTGCATCGGCTTTTCGCAGGCCGAGGAAGTCATCGAAGACACCACGGTGCTGCTGCGCGCCCTGCAGTACGCCAAAACCTTCGGCTTCACCGTGTGGGTGCGTCCGCAGGATGCGCACATCGGTCGCGGCGGCATCGCCCACAGCGGGCCGCTGGCGTCGCGCCTTGGCCTGGCCGGGGTGCCGGTCATGTCCGAGACGATCGCGCTGCACACTGTGTTCGAACTGGTGCGCGCCACCGGCGCGCGCGTGCACCTGTGCCGCATGTCGTCCGCCGCCGGCCTGGAGCTGGTGAAGGCGGCCAAGAAGGAAGGCTTGCCGGTCACCTGCGACGTGGCGGTGCACCATGTGCACATGACCGACGCCGACATCGGTTTTTTCGATTCCAACGCGCGCGTCACGCCGCCGTTTCGCAGCCAGCGCGACCGCGATGCGATCCGCGCCGCCCTGTACGACGGCACCATCGACGCGATCTGCTCCGACCACACCCCGGTCGACGACGACGAGAAGCTGCTGCCGTTCGGCGAAGCGTCCCCCGGCGCCACCGGGCTGGAACTGCTGCTGTCGCTGGCGATCAAGTGGGCCGACGATTACGCCGGCATGCAGCACGGCGCTGCCGGGTCAAGCTCCCCGCTGTCGCGCGCCATCGCCAAGATCACGACCGATGCGGCACGCATCGCCGGCCTGACGGTGGGCCAGCTTGCGCCAGGCGCTGCCGCCGATGTGGTGGTGTTCGATCCGGCCGCGCGCTGGACGGTCGAAGCGTCGGCGCTGGCCAGCCAGGGCAAGCACACGCCTTTCCTCGGCTACGAACTGGCCGGGCAGGTCAAGGCGACCATCGTGGGCGGACGCATCGCGTTTCAGCGCCAGGTTTAG
- a CDS encoding lysophospholipid acyltransferase family protein yields MKIKLYFRLCRVFFHLLTGLSACAFVFPWASHRLRDRVTQSWSRRLVSICGVTVMPSTGVPALAHAMVVANHVSWLDIFVINALYPCRFVAKSEIREWPVLGWLADKAGTVFLARGNRRDLRQIFKGLVLKLEQGERVAFFPEGTTAQQGSLMPFHANLFEAAVDAKVMVQPYAVCYMDDTQRLLHPSIEFIGDMTFAQSMVAILSGPPVFARLVCSEPINAAGAHRRDVCAAAHAAVGAALSQEIVGR; encoded by the coding sequence GTGAAGATCAAGCTCTATTTCCGGCTGTGCCGCGTGTTTTTCCATCTGTTGACCGGCCTGTCCGCGTGCGCATTCGTGTTCCCGTGGGCCAGTCACCGGCTGCGCGACCGCGTGACCCAGAGCTGGTCGCGCCGTCTGGTGAGCATCTGTGGCGTGACTGTGATGCCGTCGACCGGCGTGCCGGCGCTGGCGCACGCGATGGTGGTGGCCAATCACGTCTCGTGGCTCGATATCTTCGTGATCAACGCGCTGTACCCGTGCCGCTTCGTGGCCAAGTCGGAAATCCGCGAGTGGCCGGTGCTCGGCTGGCTGGCGGATAAGGCCGGCACGGTATTTCTCGCGCGCGGCAACCGGCGCGACCTGCGCCAGATTTTCAAGGGCCTGGTGCTCAAGCTGGAGCAGGGCGAGCGTGTCGCCTTCTTCCCCGAAGGGACCACGGCGCAGCAGGGCAGCCTGATGCCGTTCCATGCCAATCTGTTCGAGGCGGCGGTGGACGCCAAGGTAATGGTGCAGCCGTATGCGGTGTGCTACATGGACGATACACAGCGGCTGCTGCACCCATCAATCGAATTTATCGGCGATATGACTTTCGCCCAGAGCATGGTGGCGATTCTGTCCGGTCCACCGGTATTCGCTCGCCTGGTTTGCTCTGAGCCGATCAATGCCGCCGGCGCGCACCGGCGCGACGTGTGCGCCGCCGCGCATGCCGCGGTGGGCGCGGCGCTGTCCCAGGAAATCGTCGGCCGTTAG
- a CDS encoding symmetrical bis(5'-nucleosyl)-tetraphosphatase, translating to MLRTYVIGDLQGCAHEAAVLLKRIEEDAAGRARVLFVGDLINRGPASLDALRQVAALARASGGKSDALLGNHDLHLLAVAAGAQKMSKSDTLSAILAAPERDDLIDWLRHRPLAMMAEGHLLVHAGVAPQWDAAQTMALAAEVEAVLRGPGWIDFLRDMYGNEPARWDDSLTGLARLRCIVNALTRMRLCAPDGTMDFKEKESAGAPPGSGLLPWFDVPGRRSAGTPVVFGHWSALGLLLRPDVIGLDSGCVWGGKLTALCLNDRSLLQVDCPEYKQPGKQKA from the coding sequence TTGTTAAGAACTTACGTAATTGGCGACCTGCAAGGGTGCGCCCACGAAGCCGCCGTCCTTCTCAAACGGATCGAGGAAGATGCGGCGGGCCGGGCGCGCGTGCTATTCGTGGGTGACCTGATCAACCGCGGCCCAGCCTCGCTCGACGCCCTGCGCCAGGTGGCGGCGCTGGCGCGCGCCAGCGGCGGCAAGAGCGACGCCCTGCTCGGCAACCACGATCTGCACCTGCTGGCCGTCGCCGCGGGCGCGCAAAAAATGTCGAAGTCCGATACGCTTAGCGCCATCCTGGCCGCGCCCGAGCGCGATGACTTGATCGACTGGCTGCGTCATCGCCCGCTGGCGATGATGGCCGAAGGCCACCTGCTGGTGCATGCCGGCGTGGCGCCCCAGTGGGATGCGGCGCAGACCATGGCGCTGGCGGCGGAAGTCGAAGCGGTGCTGCGCGGGCCCGGCTGGATCGATTTTTTGCGCGACATGTACGGCAACGAGCCGGCGCGCTGGGACGATTCGCTCACTGGCCTGGCGCGCCTGCGCTGCATCGTCAACGCGCTCACGCGCATGCGCCTGTGCGCGCCGGACGGCACCATGGACTTCAAGGAAAAGGAAAGCGCGGGCGCGCCGCCGGGGTCAGGCTTGCTGCCGTGGTTCGACGTGCCTGGCCGCCGCAGCGCCGGCACCCCGGTGGTGTTCGGCCACTGGTCGGCCCTCGGCCTGTTGCTGCGCCCGGACGTCATCGGCCTCGATAGCGGCTGCGTGTGGGGCGGCAAACTGACGGCGCTGTGCCTGAACGACCGCAGCCTGCTGCAGGTCGACTGCCCCGAGTACAAGCAGCCCGGCAAACAAAAGGCCTAA
- the rfbB gene encoding dTDP-glucose 4,6-dehydratase has product MIFVTGGAGFIGSNFILDWLALGDEPVLNLDKLTYAGNLNNLARLKDDPRHLFVQGNIGNRALVAQLLERHRPRALVHFAAESHVDRSIDAPGDFIATNINGTFALLEAARAYWQDLASAQKSAFRFLHVSTDEVYGTLGPGDPAFTERTAYAPNSPYAASKAASDHLVRACHHTYGLPTLTSNCSNNYGPYQFPEKLIPLMIANALAGKPLPVYGDGQQVRDWLYVGDHCAALRRILASGRPGEVYNVGGCNEMKNIDVIHTLCDLLDAALPRAASAASYRSQIAYVADRPGHDRRYAVDAGKLRRELGWVPAETFGSGIANTVRWYLEHRQWAADIASGAYRNGLADAGAAA; this is encoded by the coding sequence ATGATTTTTGTAACCGGTGGTGCCGGTTTTATCGGATCCAATTTCATCCTCGACTGGCTCGCGCTTGGCGACGAGCCGGTATTGAATCTCGATAAGCTGACGTATGCAGGCAATCTGAATAATCTCGCGCGGCTCAAGGACGACCCGCGCCACCTGTTCGTGCAGGGCAATATCGGCAACCGCGCGCTGGTGGCGCAGCTGCTGGAGCGGCACCGCCCGCGCGCGCTGGTCCATTTCGCCGCCGAGAGCCATGTGGACCGCTCGATCGACGCCCCGGGGGACTTCATCGCCACCAATATCAATGGCACCTTTGCGCTGCTCGAGGCGGCGCGCGCGTATTGGCAGGATCTGGCCAGCGCGCAAAAAAGCGCGTTTCGCTTCCTGCACGTGTCGACCGATGAAGTGTATGGCACCCTCGGTCCGGGCGACCCGGCGTTTACCGAGCGCACCGCGTATGCGCCAAACAGCCCGTATGCGGCTTCCAAGGCGGCGTCGGACCATCTGGTGCGGGCCTGCCATCACACCTACGGCTTGCCGACCCTGACCAGCAATTGCTCGAACAACTATGGTCCCTACCAGTTCCCCGAAAAGCTGATTCCGCTGATGATTGCCAATGCGCTGGCCGGAAAGCCGCTGCCCGTGTACGGCGACGGGCAGCAGGTGCGCGACTGGCTGTATGTGGGCGACCATTGTGCGGCGCTGCGCCGCATTCTGGCGTCCGGGCGGCCGGGCGAGGTGTATAACGTCGGCGGCTGCAATGAAATGAAAAATATCGATGTGATACACACCCTGTGCGATCTGCTCGACGCCGCGCTGCCGCGGGCGGCCAGCGCGGCTAGTTATCGCAGCCAGATCGCGTATGTGGCGGACCGCCCGGGCCACGACCGGCGTTATGCGGTCGATGCCGGCAAGCTGCGGCGTGAATTGGGCTGGGTCCCGGCCGAGACGTTCGGCAGCGGGATCGCCAATACGGTGCGCTGGTACCTGGAGCACCGCCAATGGGCGGCCGATATCGCCTCGGGCGCTTATCGGAATGGGCTGGCGGATGCGGGAGCGGCGGCATGA